A window of the Streptomyces luomodiensis genome harbors these coding sequences:
- a CDS encoding HAD-IIIC family phosphatase, protein MDGQVTIVKCVVWDLDNTLWKGTLLEDGEVGLFDGLREVIEELDRRGILQSIASKNDHDHAWARLEALGVAEYFLLPRIGWGPKSGSVREIAERLNFAHHTIAFIDDQPAERAEVTYHLPDVRTYDAGQALSLPDLPEFSPPASTVDSRRRREMYRAGFARDAARTEYAGPDEDFLRSLRLTMTIGKAGDEELTRVEELTLRTSQMNATGVHYSDAALRGLLADPAHEVLVVTMSDRFGTHGAVGIVLLEKLAEVWHLKLLATSCRVVSWGAGATILNWLCDQAAGSGVHLVADFRRTDRNRMMEIAYRFAGFSDQDCACRSAITHAPELEGTERLHLEPSRQPASSTVTVIAKDIEGR, encoded by the coding sequence GTGGACGGGCAGGTCACCATCGTCAAGTGCGTGGTGTGGGACCTCGACAACACGCTGTGGAAGGGGACGCTGCTGGAGGACGGCGAGGTCGGGCTCTTCGACGGACTGCGCGAGGTCATCGAGGAACTGGACCGCAGGGGCATCCTCCAGTCGATCGCCAGCAAGAACGACCACGACCACGCCTGGGCCAGACTGGAGGCGCTGGGGGTGGCCGAGTACTTCCTGCTGCCCAGGATCGGCTGGGGGCCGAAGTCCGGCTCCGTCCGGGAGATCGCCGAACGGCTCAACTTCGCGCACCACACCATCGCGTTCATCGACGACCAGCCCGCCGAGCGGGCCGAGGTCACCTACCACCTGCCCGATGTGCGCACCTACGACGCCGGGCAGGCGCTCTCCCTGCCCGACCTGCCGGAGTTCTCCCCGCCCGCCTCCACCGTGGACTCCCGCCGTCGCCGGGAGATGTACCGTGCCGGCTTCGCGCGGGACGCGGCGCGCACCGAGTACGCCGGGCCGGACGAGGACTTCCTGCGCTCACTGCGACTCACCATGACCATCGGCAAGGCCGGGGACGAGGAGCTGACCCGGGTCGAGGAACTGACCCTGCGCACCAGCCAGATGAACGCCACCGGTGTGCACTACTCGGACGCGGCGCTGCGCGGCCTGCTCGCCGACCCGGCCCATGAGGTGCTGGTGGTCACCATGTCCGACCGGTTCGGCACACATGGCGCCGTCGGCATCGTACTGCTGGAAAAGCTGGCCGAGGTCTGGCACCTGAAGCTGCTGGCGACCTCCTGCCGGGTGGTCAGCTGGGGCGCCGGCGCCACCATCCTGAACTGGCTGTGCGACCAGGCGGCCGGCAGCGGCGTGCACCTGGTCGCCGACTTCCGCCGCACCGACCGCAACCGGATGATGGAGATCGCCTACCGGTTCGCCGGCTTCTCCGACCAGGACTGCGCCTGCCGGTCCGCCATCACCCACGCCCCGGAGCTCGAGGGCACCGAACGCCTCCACCTGGAGCCGTCCCGGCAGCCCGCGTCGTCGACGGTGACGGTGATCGCCAAGGACATCGAGGGGCGGTGA
- a CDS encoding FkbO/Hyg5 family chorismatase, translating to MTSYFASGRTRGVPPAGRKILGIVNYTSACEYPTLDHGYPELDINMVAPTAEPFAEVWVTDTEAEHGERDGITYAHDGEYFFCAGRVPPAGRYTEATRAAYVTMFELLEAFGYSSVFRMWNFIGDINRDNAEGMEVYRDFCRGRAEAFEQCRLEFDQFPAATGIGSRGGGIAFYLLACRSGGHVHIENPRQVPAYHYPKRYGPRAPRFARATYLPFRAADRAGGQVFVSGTASVLGHETAHEGDLVKQCRLALENIELVISGGNLAAHGISAGHGLTALRNIKVYVRRSEDVPAVREICQEVFSPDADVVYLTVDVCRSDLLVEIEGVVM from the coding sequence TTGACGTCGTACTTCGCAAGCGGGCGCACCAGGGGAGTACCCCCGGCCGGAAGAAAGATCCTCGGTATCGTCAACTACACGTCCGCGTGCGAATATCCCACCCTTGACCACGGCTATCCCGAACTCGACATCAACATGGTCGCCCCGACCGCGGAGCCCTTCGCCGAGGTGTGGGTGACGGACACCGAGGCGGAGCACGGCGAACGCGACGGAATCACCTACGCGCACGACGGCGAGTACTTCTTCTGCGCCGGTCGGGTCCCGCCCGCCGGGCGGTACACGGAAGCCACCAGAGCGGCGTACGTCACCATGTTCGAGCTGCTGGAGGCATTCGGCTACTCCAGTGTGTTCCGCATGTGGAACTTCATCGGTGACATCAACCGCGACAACGCGGAGGGCATGGAGGTCTACCGCGACTTCTGCCGCGGCCGGGCCGAGGCGTTCGAGCAGTGCCGGCTGGAGTTCGATCAGTTCCCGGCGGCCACCGGGATCGGCTCCCGGGGCGGTGGCATAGCCTTCTACCTGCTGGCCTGCCGGTCCGGCGGGCATGTGCACATCGAGAACCCCCGGCAGGTGCCGGCCTACCACTACCCGAAGCGGTACGGTCCGCGTGCGCCGCGCTTCGCCCGCGCCACCTACCTGCCGTTCAGGGCCGCGGACCGGGCCGGCGGCCAGGTCTTCGTGTCCGGCACCGCCAGCGTGCTCGGCCACGAGACGGCGCACGAGGGCGACCTGGTCAAGCAGTGCCGACTGGCGCTGGAGAACATCGAACTCGTCATCAGCGGCGGGAACCTGGCCGCGCACGGCATCTCCGCCGGCCACGGGCTGACGGCGCTGCGCAACATCAAGGTGTACGTCCGCAGGTCCGAGGACGTGCCCGCGGTGCGCGAGATCTGCCAGGAGGTGTTCTCACCGGACGCCGACGTCGTGTATCTGACGGTGGACGTCTGCCGCTCCGACCTGCTGGTGGAAATCGAGGGTGTGGTCATGTAG
- a CDS encoding DsbA family protein, with the protein MPSSSSPATHVRRRGRTLAAVAAGLTAVGAVVLAFTLDAGPSGGASHNSPVAGTSTPDARSGALLALARRDADDPLALGRADAPVVMIEYSDFQCPYCGKFARGTEPELVRSYVDKGLLRIEWRNFPIFGAESEQAARAAWAAGQQGRFWEFHDEAYRTTHKKNTGAFSAGKLTDMARAAGVADIGEFRADMASDKADTAIRRDREEGYDLGVTSTPAFLVNDVPVLGAQPADTFKQVIEAAAKAAR; encoded by the coding sequence ATGCCGTCCTCTTCGTCCCCCGCCACTCACGTCCGCCGCCGCGGCCGCACGCTCGCCGCGGTGGCGGCCGGGCTGACCGCCGTCGGTGCGGTGGTCCTCGCTTTCACGCTCGACGCCGGACCGTCCGGCGGTGCGTCCCACAACTCGCCCGTGGCCGGGACGAGTACGCCCGACGCCCGCTCCGGCGCTCTGCTCGCGCTGGCCCGCCGGGACGCGGACGATCCGCTGGCCTTGGGGAGGGCCGACGCCCCCGTCGTCATGATTGAGTACTCGGACTTCCAGTGTCCCTACTGCGGCAAGTTCGCCCGGGGAACCGAACCGGAGCTGGTGCGCTCCTACGTCGACAAGGGACTGCTGCGCATCGAGTGGCGCAACTTCCCCATCTTCGGTGCGGAGTCGGAGCAGGCCGCCCGCGCGGCCTGGGCCGCCGGTCAGCAGGGCAGGTTCTGGGAGTTTCACGACGAGGCGTACCGCACGACACACAAGAAGAACACGGGCGCTTTCTCCGCCGGCAAACTGACCGACATGGCGCGGGCCGCCGGCGTGGCAGACATCGGCGAGTTCCGTGCGGACATGGCATCCGACAAGGCGGACACGGCGATCCGGAGGGACCGGGAAGAGGGCTATGACCTCGGCGTCACCAGCACACCCGCATTCCTGGTCAATGACGTACCCGTGCTCGGTGCCCAGCCGGCCGACACCTTCAAGCAGGTCATCGAGGCCGCGGCAAAGGCCGCACGGTGA
- a CDS encoding cytochrome c biogenesis CcdA family protein, producing MTRDASLLAAFLGGLLALLSPCSALLLPAFFAYSFTTTTRLLLRTVLFYLGLCTTLVPLGVAGSFASRLFYSHRELLVTVGGWTVIALGAAQVLGLGFGVRRLQEAAGARRSGSAVSVFVLGTVYGLAGFCAGPILGSILTLAALGGRPAHGGLLLAVYALGMAVPLFALSLLWDRFDLGRKRWLRGRTLRLGPLSWHTTSLAGGTLFILLGVVFLVFDGTAALPSPVSVETEAGLEEHLAHIGSAVPDRILLLVLAAAAALTAVVLLVRREAPRAKPRPEEPSRHGS from the coding sequence GTGACGCGCGACGCGAGCCTCCTGGCCGCTTTCCTCGGCGGACTCCTGGCCCTGCTCAGCCCGTGCAGTGCCCTGCTGCTACCGGCCTTCTTCGCCTACTCCTTCACCACCACGACGAGACTGCTGCTGCGCACCGTGCTGTTCTACCTCGGGCTGTGCACCACCCTGGTGCCGCTCGGCGTCGCTGGATCGTTCGCCAGCCGTCTCTTCTACAGCCACCGGGAGCTCCTGGTCACCGTCGGCGGCTGGACCGTGATCGCCCTGGGAGCCGCGCAGGTTCTCGGACTCGGGTTCGGCGTGCGCCGGCTGCAGGAAGCCGCCGGTGCACGCCGGTCCGGATCGGCCGTCTCCGTCTTCGTCCTCGGCACGGTCTACGGCCTGGCGGGCTTCTGCGCCGGCCCCATCCTCGGCTCCATCCTCACCCTCGCGGCCCTCGGCGGCCGGCCCGCACACGGGGGCCTGCTGCTGGCGGTGTACGCGCTCGGCATGGCGGTGCCGCTGTTCGCCCTGTCCCTGCTCTGGGACCGCTTCGACCTCGGCCGCAAGCGCTGGCTTCGGGGCCGCACCCTGCGCCTGGGGCCTTTGTCCTGGCACACCACGTCCCTGGCCGGCGGCACTCTGTTCATCCTGCTCGGAGTGGTCTTCCTGGTCTTCGACGGCACCGCCGCGCTCCCCTCACCGGTCAGCGTCGAGACGGAAGCGGGGCTGGAGGAACACCTGGCGCACATCGGCAGCGCGGTGCCCGACCGGATTCTCCTGCTCGTCCTCGCCGCGGCGGCGGCGCTCACCGCCGTAGTCCTGCTGGTACGCCGGGAGGCGCCACGGGCGAAACCCCGCCCCGAGGAGCCGTCCCGGCACGGCTCCTGA
- a CDS encoding 3-hydroxyacyl-CoA dehydrogenase family protein produces MTSAAHEPQDRALVVLGAGVMGVGITTLALAHGVPVTLVDTAEGVLPVARGRIREGLRMAQLMGALPEGVTTGELTEATAPAEVDWAAGPVAVIEAITEDAELKAKVLAEVAPAVAPGTPLISNTSSIPIDELAGAIGRPEDLLGTHFMNPSYLIPTVELIRGPRTGETALGATRELLGRLRRKVILVNDAPGFVTSRVLHPMINDAARVVEEGTASVEDVDALMQGCLGHPTGPLRTADLIGIDNLVDSLWVLYRRTGDEGCRPCELLLSKVRDGHHGRKSGRGFYTYERAM; encoded by the coding sequence GTGACGTCAGCAGCTCATGAGCCGCAGGATCGGGCGCTGGTGGTGCTCGGCGCCGGTGTGATGGGCGTCGGCATCACCACACTGGCGCTCGCCCACGGCGTGCCGGTCACCCTGGTGGACACCGCGGAGGGCGTGCTGCCGGTGGCCCGCGGCCGGATCCGGGAGGGCCTGCGGATGGCGCAGCTGATGGGTGCGCTGCCCGAGGGCGTCACCACCGGCGAGCTGACCGAGGCCACCGCCCCGGCCGAGGTGGACTGGGCGGCCGGCCCGGTCGCGGTGATCGAGGCCATCACCGAGGACGCCGAGCTGAAGGCCAAGGTGCTGGCCGAGGTGGCCCCGGCGGTCGCGCCCGGCACCCCGCTGATCTCCAACACCTCCTCGATCCCGATCGACGAACTGGCGGGCGCGATCGGCCGGCCCGAGGACCTGCTCGGCACCCACTTCATGAACCCGTCGTACCTGATCCCGACGGTCGAGCTGATCCGCGGCCCGCGCACCGGCGAGACCGCGCTGGGTGCCACCCGGGAGCTGCTGGGCCGGCTGCGGCGCAAGGTCATCCTGGTGAACGACGCCCCCGGCTTCGTCACCAGCCGGGTGCTGCACCCGATGATCAACGACGCGGCGCGGGTGGTGGAGGAGGGCACGGCCTCCGTCGAGGACGTCGACGCGCTGATGCAGGGCTGCCTGGGACATCCCACCGGCCCGCTGCGCACGGCCGACCTGATCGGCATCGACAACCTCGTCGACTCGCTGTGGGTGCTGTACCGGCGCACCGGCGACGAGGGCTGCCGACCGTGCGAACTGCTGCTGTCCAAGGTCCGCGACGGACACCACGGCCGTAAGAGCGGCCGTGGCTTCTACACCTACGAAAGGGCGATGTGA
- a CDS encoding DinB family protein, with protein MYELEALLREYDRARGYTDELWKDLTPDEVVWRPREDFSAIGWHLGHQAHVAHFMIRNLTAAEPSPDPALDALLDSALPERFRGALPTVRRLTAFRETVAERVHARIGDIAAGKVSAPTQMTIVATHLLTALINHEYQHDQWIGEVRAEHLGHALPTDPESDHVRRIDGYLVLHPYA; from the coding sequence ATGTACGAACTGGAAGCGCTGCTGCGTGAGTACGACCGCGCCCGCGGCTACACCGACGAGCTGTGGAAGGACCTGACCCCGGACGAGGTGGTCTGGCGTCCGCGGGAGGATTTCAGCGCCATCGGATGGCACCTCGGCCACCAGGCCCATGTCGCCCACTTCATGATCCGCAATCTCACCGCGGCCGAGCCCAGTCCTGACCCAGCCCTCGACGCACTGCTGGACTCGGCGTTGCCGGAGCGGTTCCGGGGTGCCCTCCCGACAGTGCGACGGCTCACCGCCTTCCGGGAAACCGTCGCCGAGCGGGTGCACGCCCGCATCGGTGACATCGCGGCCGGAAAGGTGAGTGCCCCCACTCAGATGACCATCGTGGCCACACATCTGCTGACCGCTCTGATCAACCACGAGTACCAGCACGACCAGTGGATCGGCGAGGTCCGTGCCGAGCACCTCGGGCACGCACTGCCCACCGACCCCGAATCCGACCACGTCCGCCGTATCGACGGCTACCTTGTCCTGCACCCCTACGCGTGA
- a CDS encoding acyl-CoA dehydrogenase family protein produces the protein MNDREALVSELVGDRADAWDLAGLIPTELLRKLGEAGLLCGEVPREHGGLGLSSLDNGRFTAHVGSLCSSLRSVMTSQGMAAWTIQRLGSARQRAEHLPRLTSGTLAAVGFSEPQAGSDLSAITTEIRPDGDDVVVDGRKVWVTAAHYADLLVVFGRYGDGAAAVLVPADAPGVTVERVADPMGCRAAGHAGIRLDSVRLPRGHVLGGAGAALTMLVTAALSYGRMSVAWGCVGILRACLAVASRHAKSRAQFGRPLAEHQLIAGHLADLLVAEQTATRVCEHASRCWDNGSSDMVTAAVLAKHVGATQAATAAAAAVQILASAGASDGHVAARAYRDAKLMEIIEGSNELCRLMLAQHALSVAG, from the coding sequence GTGAATGACCGCGAGGCCCTGGTCAGCGAGCTGGTGGGGGACCGCGCCGACGCCTGGGACCTGGCCGGTCTGATCCCCACCGAGCTGCTGCGGAAGCTCGGCGAGGCCGGGTTGCTGTGTGGCGAGGTCCCCCGGGAGCACGGCGGGCTCGGGCTGAGCAGCCTGGACAACGGCCGGTTCACCGCGCACGTCGGCAGCCTGTGCAGCTCGCTGCGGTCCGTCATGACCTCCCAGGGCATGGCCGCCTGGACCATCCAACGGCTGGGCAGCGCCCGGCAGCGCGCCGAGCATCTGCCGCGCCTGACCTCCGGCACGCTGGCCGCGGTCGGCTTCAGCGAGCCCCAGGCGGGCAGCGACCTCTCGGCGATCACCACCGAGATCCGCCCGGACGGCGACGATGTGGTGGTCGACGGCCGCAAGGTCTGGGTCACCGCCGCGCACTACGCCGACCTGCTGGTCGTCTTCGGCCGATACGGCGACGGCGCCGCGGCGGTGCTGGTGCCTGCCGACGCCCCCGGTGTCACCGTCGAGCGGGTAGCCGACCCGATGGGCTGCCGGGCCGCCGGGCACGCCGGCATCCGGCTCGACTCGGTGCGGCTGCCGCGCGGCCACGTCCTCGGCGGTGCCGGCGCGGCGCTGACCATGCTGGTCACCGCCGCGCTGTCGTACGGCCGGATGTCGGTGGCCTGGGGCTGCGTGGGCATCCTGCGGGCCTGCCTGGCGGTGGCGTCCCGGCACGCGAAGTCCCGCGCGCAGTTCGGCCGGCCGCTGGCGGAGCACCAGCTGATCGCCGGTCACCTGGCCGACCTGCTGGTGGCCGAGCAGACCGCCACCCGGGTGTGCGAGCACGCCAGCCGCTGCTGGGACAACGGGTCCTCGGACATGGTGACGGCGGCGGTGCTGGCCAAGCACGTCGGTGCCACCCAGGCGGCGACCGCCGCGGCCGCCGCCGTGCAGATCCTCGCGTCGGCGGGCGCGTCGGACGGACACGTGGCGGCCCGTGCGTACCGGGACGCCAAGTTGATGGAAATCATCGAGGGCAGCAACGAGCTGTGCCGGCTGATGCTGGCCCAGCACGCGCTGTCGGTCGCGGGCTGA
- a CDS encoding acyl carrier protein — MGTSTENASVEQQLLSFLEERTKTPWTPDRDLFADGGLSSLFAMELVVHLESTFDVTVAGPDLQLTNFRTVNAMVAMVDRLRQADGE; from the coding sequence ATGGGTACCAGCACGGAGAACGCGTCCGTCGAGCAGCAGCTGCTGTCCTTCCTGGAGGAGCGGACCAAGACCCCGTGGACGCCCGACCGCGACCTGTTCGCCGACGGCGGCCTGTCCTCCCTCTTCGCCATGGAGCTGGTCGTCCACCTGGAGTCGACCTTCGACGTCACGGTGGCCGGCCCGGACCTCCAGCTGACCAACTTCCGCACCGTCAACGCGATGGTCGCGATGGTCGACCGGTTGCGGCAGGCCGACGGTGAATGA
- a CDS encoding AtaL-like protein, which produces MAIIISHSALINDSTTDSQDGISTDSQDGISYDALWETLLRKAEYPVDYVAQISECRIVERYPDGFLREAVFFGKDIVRERVTPRRDRWRIDFEVLDDPRFTAVINELDQDPEGRFRYTVSVVLSERSAQRITEVEGLLAETDAGVLETARQTAETLRKVTLGTAAA; this is translated from the coding sequence GTGGCCATCATCATTTCCCATTCCGCCCTGATCAACGATTCCACCACGGACAGCCAGGACGGGATCAGCACGGACAGCCAGGACGGGATCAGCTACGACGCGCTGTGGGAGACCCTCCTCCGCAAGGCGGAATACCCGGTCGACTACGTGGCGCAGATCAGTGAGTGCCGCATCGTCGAGCGGTACCCCGACGGATTCCTGCGGGAGGCGGTCTTCTTCGGCAAGGACATCGTGCGGGAACGCGTCACGCCGCGCCGCGACCGGTGGCGCATCGACTTCGAGGTGCTGGACGACCCGCGTTTCACCGCGGTCATCAACGAACTCGACCAGGACCCCGAGGGGCGTTTCCGCTACACCGTCTCGGTGGTGTTGTCGGAGCGTTCCGCGCAGCGCATCACCGAGGTCGAGGGGCTGCTCGCGGAGACCGACGCGGGCGTGCTGGAGACGGCCCGCCAGACCGCGGAAACACTGCGCAAGGTGACGCTGGGCACCGCCGCCGCCTGA
- a CDS encoding DHA2 family efflux MFS transporter permease subunit, with amino-acid sequence MFTVSMFVRMLDMTIVTVALPAISRDYHVDTVSASAVVVSYLLGLVIGIPAASWCGDRWGTKRVFVMGLVVFTLASAACGVSQNLPALTVFRLLQGLSGGLFGPVVMAMLMRTFPPEERIKASRVMTIPIAAAPLIGSVLGGFIADSLSWRWIFYINLPIGVAATLFAVWFLDDDGQRARNPFDVLGFLYAAGGLTLLMYGLNKSVDDGWTSALVLGCVIGGAVLLGLLCFTELRAAHPLLDLRVFGNHIFRISSGIILMITAFNAAYNFVFPLLYQNVFDRSALRVGIDIGPAAVGAIAGAQVAVKMYHRLGPRRHLLVSLTASFVGLALMALIDGGTQRWLVWLIMLYTGAVSAIAYNAAQTMSFATLTPTQVGVASSLFSTATQTGAALGVSLLSTILAGLGTTTGSGAPDLSTYQLGFVVTSGLAIVALLLTLRVRDSEAAGTLAPQPAKEAVPDVNPAP; translated from the coding sequence ATGTTCACCGTCTCCATGTTCGTACGCATGCTGGACATGACGATCGTGACGGTGGCACTGCCGGCGATCAGCCGGGACTACCACGTCGACACGGTCAGCGCCAGTGCCGTCGTGGTCAGTTACCTGTTGGGCCTGGTCATCGGCATCCCCGCGGCGAGCTGGTGCGGTGACCGGTGGGGCACCAAGCGGGTCTTCGTGATGGGGCTCGTCGTCTTCACGCTCGCCTCCGCCGCCTGCGGGGTGTCCCAGAACCTGCCGGCGCTGACGGTCTTCCGGCTGCTCCAGGGCCTCAGCGGCGGCCTGTTCGGGCCGGTGGTGATGGCGATGCTGATGCGCACCTTCCCGCCGGAGGAGCGGATCAAGGCCAGCCGGGTCATGACCATCCCGATCGCCGCCGCCCCGCTGATCGGATCGGTGCTCGGCGGGTTCATCGCCGACTCCCTCTCCTGGCGCTGGATCTTCTACATCAACCTGCCCATCGGTGTCGCCGCGACCCTGTTCGCCGTGTGGTTCCTGGACGACGACGGCCAGCGGGCGCGCAACCCGTTCGACGTCCTCGGCTTCCTCTACGCGGCCGGCGGACTCACCCTGCTGATGTACGGACTGAACAAGAGCGTCGACGACGGCTGGACCTCGGCTCTGGTGCTCGGCTGCGTCATCGGCGGCGCGGTGCTGCTGGGACTGCTGTGCTTCACCGAACTGCGGGCCGCGCACCCCCTGCTGGACCTGCGGGTCTTCGGCAACCACATCTTCCGGATCAGCTCCGGCATCATCTTGATGATCACCGCGTTCAACGCCGCGTACAACTTCGTGTTCCCGCTGCTGTACCAGAACGTGTTCGACCGCTCGGCCCTGCGGGTCGGCATCGACATCGGCCCCGCCGCCGTCGGGGCCATCGCCGGGGCGCAGGTCGCGGTGAAGATGTACCACCGGCTCGGTCCGCGCAGGCACCTGCTGGTGTCGCTGACCGCCTCGTTCGTGGGCCTGGCGCTGATGGCGTTGATCGACGGCGGCACCCAGCGGTGGCTGGTGTGGCTGATCATGCTCTACACCGGCGCGGTCAGCGCCATCGCGTACAACGCCGCGCAGACCATGTCGTTCGCCACCCTGACACCGACCCAGGTCGGGGTCGCCTCCTCGCTGTTCAGCACGGCCACCCAGACCGGCGCCGCGCTCGGCGTCAGCCTGCTCAGCACCATCCTGGCCGGCCTGGGCACCACCACCGGCTCCGGCGCACCGGACCTGTCCACGTACCAGCTGGGCTTCGTCGTCACCAGCGGACTCGCGATCGTGGCGCTGCTGCTGACGCTGCGGGTCCGCGACAGCGAGGCGGCCGGCACGCTGGCGCCGCAGCCGGCGAAGGAGGCGGTGCCCGACGTGAATCCGGCCCCCTAA
- a CDS encoding GNAT family N-acetyltransferase, translated as MVNDDDLALDDPVGQSLGGRHAHLARRLGRAATYVADVATFSAVSTGPDAGEWADLAGLLGPGALADMFSCPAVPPPDWEPVFSLEGRQLIWPGRGRPGHPRAEPDSHVLELGADSTPEMLDLVARTQPGPFWPRTHELGTYLGIRVNGTLVAMAGERLRPPGWTEISAVCTAPEARGRGHAARLVSALAARIVARGERPFLHVAETNTGAIALYERLGFKTRKQVTFRGFRTPCTRNQQQPTGEGHTGQ; from the coding sequence ATGGTGAACGACGACGACCTGGCACTCGACGACCCGGTGGGTCAGTCACTGGGCGGCCGGCACGCACATCTCGCCCGACGACTCGGCCGGGCCGCCACCTATGTCGCGGACGTGGCAACCTTCTCCGCGGTATCCACCGGCCCGGACGCGGGGGAGTGGGCCGACTTGGCCGGGCTGCTCGGTCCTGGCGCACTCGCCGACATGTTCAGCTGCCCGGCCGTCCCGCCCCCGGACTGGGAGCCGGTGTTCAGTCTCGAGGGCCGTCAACTGATCTGGCCCGGCAGGGGCCGGCCCGGCCATCCGCGTGCCGAACCCGACTCCCACGTGCTCGAACTGGGCGCGGACAGCACGCCCGAGATGCTCGACCTGGTCGCGCGGACCCAGCCGGGGCCGTTCTGGCCCCGCACCCACGAACTCGGCACCTACCTCGGTATCCGGGTCAACGGCACCTTGGTGGCGATGGCGGGGGAGCGCCTGCGGCCGCCAGGCTGGACCGAGATCAGCGCCGTCTGCACCGCTCCCGAGGCACGCGGGCGAGGCCACGCTGCCCGTCTGGTCAGTGCGCTCGCCGCGCGCATCGTGGCGCGCGGCGAACGCCCCTTCCTGCATGTGGCGGAGACGAACACGGGCGCGATCGCACTGTACGAGCGACTCGGTTTCAAGACCCGCAAGCAGGTGACCTTCCGAGGTTTCCGTACCCCCTGCACCAGGAACCAGCAGCAGCCCACCGGTGAGGGCCATACAGGGCAGTGA
- a CDS encoding O-methyltransferase: MANQVSTSAELLDYVTSVSLRDDEILRGLREETVGLPGGTTLPVAAEEGQLLALLVSLTQARTVLEIGTYTGYSTLCMARALPLDGRIVTCDVTDKWPSVGREYWKRAGVADRIDVRVGRATETLDALLADTGFGPDSFDLVFVDADKANYPAYYEQALRLVRPGGLVVIDNTLFFGRVVDPAAQDPDTVAVRELNAKLFTDDRVELSLLPVADGITLVRRTTD, translated from the coding sequence ATGGCGAACCAAGTGAGCACGTCTGCGGAGCTGCTGGACTACGTCACCTCGGTCTCGCTGCGTGACGACGAGATCCTGCGCGGCCTCCGCGAGGAGACCGTCGGCCTGCCGGGCGGCACCACGCTTCCGGTGGCCGCGGAGGAGGGCCAGCTGCTGGCGCTGCTGGTCTCGCTCACGCAGGCGAGGACGGTCCTGGAGATCGGCACCTACACCGGCTACAGCACGCTGTGCATGGCGCGTGCGTTGCCGCTCGACGGCCGGATCGTGACGTGTGACGTCACCGACAAGTGGCCGTCCGTCGGCCGCGAGTACTGGAAGCGCGCGGGCGTCGCCGACCGCATCGACGTACGCGTCGGCCGGGCCACCGAAACCCTGGACGCGCTGCTCGCCGACACCGGGTTCGGGCCGGACTCCTTCGACTTGGTCTTCGTCGACGCCGACAAGGCGAACTACCCGGCCTACTACGAGCAGGCGCTGCGGCTGGTGCGGCCGGGCGGACTCGTGGTCATCGACAATACGCTCTTCTTCGGCCGGGTCGTCGACCCCGCCGCGCAGGACCCCGACACCGTCGCGGTGCGGGAGCTGAACGCCAAGCTGTTCACCGACGACCGCGTCGAGCTGTCGCTGCTGCCGGTCGCCGACGGCATCACGCTGGTGCGCCGGACCACTGATTGA